Proteins found in one Quercus robur chromosome 2, dhQueRobu3.1, whole genome shotgun sequence genomic segment:
- the LOC126714788 gene encoding altered inheritance of mitochondria protein 32, protein MRIAHSCRSLISAANSHSHRIVSILSFPISRSLTTTTTTQTTLTQAPPSAPTTMASESDNLSTLPAANGNVVEDEKFGFRRPEMFTENLAGTVGAYDRHVFLCYKSPEAWPSKVEGSESDPLPKLLSSAVKARKNDIALKTNVTVYEGSEGTEFSDGDVLIFPEMIKYRGLKDSDVDSFVEDVLVNGKPWASGVQEVFTGSHVFVCAHGSRDRRCGVCGPVLIQKLKEEIESRGLKNQVFVNACSHIGGHKYAGNVIIYSPAPDGKITGHWYGYVTPDDVPALLDQHIEKGEIITHLWRGQMGAAAEEGGKEDEHKLPKGDAKKNKKKKHEENGTQSKKEEVSGCCQGVNGFSCCKDGSLDQNGVIEKNLNETVAHEKEQGKLSSWMGSWEQSDVLTAVAVVGAVATVAVAYSFYRRSG, encoded by the exons CATTTCCTATCTCTCGCTctttaacaacaacaactacaacTCAAACAACCCTAACCCAAGCTCCACCTTCAGCTCCTACCACCATGGCTTCCGAGTCCGATAACCTCTCTACTCTCCCCGCCGCCAACGGCAACGTCGTCGAAGATGAGAAGTTCGGCTTCCGACGCCCCGAGATGTTCACGGAGAACCTCGCCGGAACAGTCGGCGCCTACGACCGCCACGTTTTCCTCTGCTACAAGAGCCCTGAGGCCTGGCCATCGAAGGTCGAAGGCTCCGAATCCGATCCGCTCCCCAAGCTCCTCTCCTCTGCTGTCAAAGCTCGCAAGAATGACATCGCGCTCAAG ACGAACGTGACAGTATATGAAGGAAGCGAGGGGACTGAATTTTCTGATGGAGACGTGTTGATTTTCCCTGAAATGATTAAGTACAG GGGTCTGAAGGACTCGGATGTGGATAGCTTTGTTGAGGATGTTCTTGTGAATGGTAAACCGTGGGCTTCTGGAGTGCAGGAGGTGTTTACTGGTTCGCATGTGTTTGTATGTGCTCATGGGAGTCGTGACCGGAGGTGTGGTGTTTGCGGGCCGGTTCTCATTCAAAAGCTTAAAGAGGAGATTGAGTCTCGAGGATTGAAGAATCAGGTGTTTGTTAATGCATGCTCTCACATCGGAGGGCACAAGTATGCTGGGAACGTGATTATCTACAGTCCGGCCCCAGATGGGAAGATTACAGGTCATTG GTATGGTTACGTTACTCCTGATGATGTGCCTGCATTGCTTGATCAGCATATTGAGAAGGGAGAGATCATAACACATCTTTGGAG AGGGCAAATGGGGGCGGCTGCTGAGGAAGGTGGCAAAGAGGATGAACATAAGCTTCCTAAAGGGGATGcgaagaaaaacaagaagaagaagcacgAAGAAAATGGTACTCAGAGCAAGAAGGAGGAAGTTTCTGGCTGTTGCCAGGGTGTTAATGGGTTTTCTTGTTGCAAAGATGGAAGTTTGGATCAGAATGGTGTAATTGAAAAGAATCTGAATGAAACCGTAGCACATGAAAAGGAGCAGGGCAAACTATCAAGCTGGATGGGATCGTGGGAACAAAGTGATGTTCTCACTGCTGTTGCTGTGGTTGGAGCAGTGGCAACAGTTGCTGTGGCCTATAGTTTTTATAGGAGGTCAGGCTGA